A window of Oncorhynchus nerka isolate Pitt River linkage group LG4, Oner_Uvic_2.0, whole genome shotgun sequence contains these coding sequences:
- the tbca gene encoding tubulin-specific chaperone A, which translates to MADPRIRQIKIKTGVVKRLVKEKVMYVKETRQQEEKIERLKAEACDEEADSEARYVIKKQLEVLQESKMMVPDCHRRLTIAHADLSQILETEEDLAEAEEYKEARTVLDSVKLEG; encoded by the exons ATGGCAGATCCAAGAATACGACAGATCAAAATCAAGACTGGCGTAGTAAAGCG GCTGGTGAAGGAGAAGGTCATGTATGTCAAGGAGACCAGGCAGCAGGAGGAGAAGATTGAACGACTGAAAGCAGAGGCCTGCGACGAAGAGGCCGACTCCGAGGCCAGGTATGTCATCAAGAAACAG ttggAGGTGCTACAGGAGTCCAAGATGATGGTTCCAGACTGTCACAGGCGTTTGACCATAGCACACGCAGACCTGTCCCAGATACTA GAAACAGAAGAGGACTTGGCTGAAGCAGAGGAGTACAAAGAGGCCAGGACCGTATTGGATTCAGTGAAGCTTGAAGGATGA